ACTTACTTGCAAAGCTTTCATCTTTTGTAACAGAGTGGCACCCTCTCTTGTTGACTTATGTTcatcaaaaatatttttgaatgttttatGAGACACCAACTCCATGTCAAATTCCTTGGCCATTCTACAGTATAAAGTCaccataattaatgttaatattaaaattattgtacAGTAGAATCAAATTGCAAATCCTGAAAAGGTACATGTTTCATGGCAATAACTTACTCTTGTAACAAGGGTATGTAAACCAGGAATTCTGGACAGTTAACAACAAAAGGTACATGTTTCATGGCAATAACTTACTCTTGTAACAAGGGTATGTAAACCAGGAATTCTGGACAGTTAACAACACCATCAAGATAGAAGTCATACTTGCAACCAAATATTGGGAAGGAatctttattttcaaatgtaattttgtaGACTTCATTGCCATAGCTAACACCGTCACTCTCTTTCAGCCTCTTTCTGAAAATAGTGGAAATAATGCAGCTTTTATAAATCAAAAACATTCCTAGATAAACTCTTTGTTTTGTGTAATCTAATAATTCATGTTAGTCTTACACAAGTTCAGTAGAATTTGGAGTTGTTCCGATAAAGTAACCACCAGGCTTTAGACGTTCACACGCATTTCTTAGCATCATCCTTGCTTGTGGTAAACTCTCAAATGAATAGTGGAATGAAAATTGACAACTACACAAATCAAAACTCATATCTCGGTCATCATACAATTCACAAATTTGTTCCTAAtgggaaaaaaagaaagaaaaccaGTTCATCTTTTGCCAGTAGTTTGTACAGTTCTATACATTAATCATTTTCTGGCTATAAACATAATATTGATCATAAACTAATACAATTGAAGTATGAAGGAAAGAATCAAATGTTATTGATTGTACCTTTGAGCAATCGGCCGTATAAAATTCTGCTCTAAAAACATTCTGTGGATATCTTTCATTTTGTGCTTTTTCTTTCATCTCTTGGTAACGTGATTGAGCTTGTTTGACAGATACATCGGCAATATCTAGAGAACAATTGTAAtcaaatgtataaaaaaaaaaacaattcaggTTGCAactataaaaatacagtattttgttgAATGTCTTACCAACACAAACAAGATGAGATATTTGTCCTTTCTTCCATTTTAGTAGATCCCCACCTTTACCACAACACAGATCAAGCACGgttatgttattattttcttGCCGTAGTTTTGTCAACGTTTCTCCAATACATATACTTTTAATCCAGTTATTGAAATTCCGCATAAAAAATATGGGACTCTGTCCTCTAGCTTTTAAACCGGACTCTTGAAGTTCATTATAATGTTTGGCTACTGTACTTCCTAGTCCTGGAACGTCCTACATACAATGGTACAcataaatgattaattaatttgcataacaaattaaattaggcctactactgtactagtacagtactataaatattattttgatgatgaGATAGTTAAgttagtagtactactactactaggcctagtagtagtagttaaaTAGTCTAAAATTATAGGTACAGTAGACTAGTAGGAATAGACGGCCCCCTAGTTTTGTAAGCCTAGGGTAGTAGGAGGCTTATTCTAACcgatactaggcctatatagaggACTAGCCTAGCTTCTCCCCTCCCATATTATTAGCTAGGCTACTTAACCAGGGGATACGCCTAGCTAACTAGCCAGGAGAAGGAAGCTGGAGAGGTACCACTTCACTTGAGAGAGATAAGTAACGGTTGTTCgatgctaggcctaggtagggtACTTTAACGCAAAATATAACGGTAATGGTaaaattaaattacggaattAGTCTCGTTTTTATTCGGTTTGTTTTGCattgttgttattttacaaAAGCCAACAGTACAGCCCAAAAATCGACTTGCTACTGCTATTTTGTTCGAACACCACCAACACTCTTCCACCAACAAAAcacaaaacaatgatttttgttgttgcatgATGCATGCtctgcttctttttttttgcgtCTCCCTCTCTCTCTTTTGTTGTACTGAAACGCAATAAGCGTCAAATGGTTTAAATTTGCGTCAAAAAACAAGGATGAACAAATTAAGTGTGGAAGCTGGCACGCACTTGGttattgtcgtattcgatttagactttcaccgttgagtacagtttttccgttgagtacttctttaacggagtattttgagcgttgagattgttcttaacgaaaaagctttcgttgtcaacgttttctattcgaatgactttctgttgagcacaaatttacaattcgaatacaaaaagtaggcctatactcaacgaatctttacgttgacaacgaaagttcccaatcgaatacgacaattgttTTATCGAATTTTACTTATTTGCATGCCGCCAGGTCCAGATCCAGGGGTCATAAAATTGTGGTCTttcaaaaatagttaatatcTTTGGGAGTGGCGCTCCAGGTCGGCGCTCCATGTCGGCGCTCCGGCCTCTAAAATTCTTCTCAAGCGATTTGATTGAAATCAAGCCATGTacgaattgttttttttaatacagaaaGATATTAAAATCATCAAAGACTGTGTCTGggtgtattaaaaaaaaatatatggatGGTTGTTTGTTTCTTTAGTACTGTACCTCAACTATCGACGAGCCGATCTTTTTATTATGGTACAGTATTTGGTAATATAAATAATCGGCAGGTTTATTAATCCgtgttataaacaaataaaatgaaagttGATACTAAACAAAAAGAAACAGAAGACTAAAACCGGTATATTTGGTGAGAATTTAAGTGTATGCACGCATATCAAtcaacaatttattttcatagaTGTCTATGTTTTTGCGCGCCGCCGCCTTTCGGCAGTTATTCAACAAGAGGACGGAAGTTTTGCGCGCCGCGCCTTCATTACGCGGACCAGGCTACGTTAGCGTTACGGTTAGGCAATTTGGTTTTGACAAGCAATTACTGTCAGTGCTTTGTAAGTTATTGTGATTTTATTGCCCTGGAGTGTCATTTGAGCCACAAGTTCTAACTACAAGTCCTGCCCACTGGAGGTTGGTCTAACCTGAGATGATTCGCATGGAAGAGCTTGAGTCATCCTCTTAAATTTGGCCTTGATGACCTTTTCGCAGGCTACCTAGAATTCTCAAGGGCCATTAAATATTCAGTTTCAACTTTTAGATTTTATGTGGTTTGAGACTTTGTTgagcatttttaaaaatgtgtataggactactacagtacataatattaatatttaatcaaagataataaaaataatgcaatatacaTTGAGATAtaaatgatgtaaaataaaccataaagattaatacaataaactacaaatagccaatttttaagttttaatggaaaaaaatgattgacaattatgaatatgaatgaatatgttattaatttaaataaccaatttaaattaatacacattaaaaagtgttatcatcatgtaaataattatcttaaattaaaaatgaaagataTATTTAGGTTAACAAattgaatatactgtaatatgtttCCTTTTTTCTTATTACTCTTGAAAAGTAATGTTATCTGTTATCTGCCAGAGTCACATGTTCTGACCCTTTCCTTCATTTGTTTAGCTCTGTTGATGAATACTCCGGACCGATACTTTTTTCGTAAAATGCTACAAATAAGTGTGTATGTTTtttaccctgccactgttttagtacaacacaatTTTGTGTACTCTGCCACTGTTTTGTATCCCTGCTACCGTTTTTGTATCCCTgcaatcttcttttttttccagaaaCTTTGTATACAACACAAGTTTTTGTATCCTAGACCACTGCTGGTCGTACCGTCTCTGTTTTTGTACCTGACACTGTTTTGTTCCCTGCCACTGTtcttgtaccctgccaccgtttttgtaccctgctactgtttttgtaccatgCCCCAGTTTTTGTACCCTGtctctgtttttgtaccctgacaccgtttttgtaccctgacACCGTTTTTGTTCCCTGcgactgtttttgtaccctgctactgtttttgtaccctgccactgttttgtACCCTGCGACTGTTTTTATAGCCTGcaaccgtttttgtaccctgccaccgtttttgtttccctgccaccgtttttgtaccacTAGCTGTCATCGTCTTTTTTCCCAGACACTTTGTATACAACAAAAGTGTTTGTACCCTAGACCACTGCTTGTCATACCCTGtctctgtttttgtaccctgcaactgtttttgtacccagctgccatcgattttgtaccctgccaccgtttttgtaccctgccactgtttttgtaccctaccaccgtttttgtaccctgccactgtttgtGTACCTTGCCACTGTTTATGTACCCTGcgactgtttttgtacccagctgccatcgtttttgtaccctgccatcgtttttgtatataccctgccaccgtttttgtactctgccactgtttttgtacccagctgccatcgtttttgtacccttcCACCAGGGGCTTCCAGCCTTTAAAACACTGCCTGACATACATACATCATTTTGTGAAAGATATACTTTcccattaaatttaataaatggaATATCACAACCACTAAGTATTTATTCCTGTATAAGGTCAGCAATCAGATTTCCCGCGAACTATTGTATAAAATCAGTgacactgtttttgtaccctgctaccgtttttgtatcctgccaccgtttttgtaccctgccactgtttttgtacccagctgtcatcgtttttgtaccctgccaccgtttttgtatcctgccactgtttttgtactctgccactgtttttgtatcctgccactgtttttgtaccctgccactgtttttgtacccagctgctatcgtttttgtaccctgccaccgtttttgtaccctccaCTGTTTTTGTGCCCTGCTCATTTTTTTGTACCCaactgccatcgtttttgtaccctgccaccgtttttgtaccctgccactatttttgtaccctgccactgattttgtacccatctgccatcgtttttgtaccctgccaccgtttttgtaccctgccaccctTTTTGTACcttgccactgtttttgtacccatctgccatcgttgttgtaccctgccaccgtttttgtaccctgccactgtttttgtacccttctactgtttttgtacccagctgccatctattttgtaccctgtcaccgtttttgtaccctgccactgtttttgtaccctgctactgtttttgtaccctgctactgattttgtacccagctgccatcgactttgtaccctgccaccgtgtttgtaccctgccactgtttttgtaccacCCTGctaccgtttttgtaccctgtcaCTGTTTGTGTActctgccactgtttttgtaccctgccactgtttttataccctaccaccgtttttgtacccagtcaatgtttttgtacaaaacaattttttttacaaatgttttGTACCCAGAAACTGTTTTTGTATCCTGCTACTGTTTTTCCTGTCATTGTATGTTGTCAtcgttttataacaattttatacaatgtaaaatagaacaaaatatgtgataattgcaaataaatataatttcaatttcaattttattttatttattttatttccacaatataataacatacatacaggataataaatgcaatgaagtAATCATGTGGGGAGAGAGTCATAATAAGTCAGTCAGTAAGTTTCACCCACCCcgaaatataacattaaatacgaatacgaaaaataaaaaaatatgtatacataaactaataataaataaaagaaaacaaagctacAATTTATTGctccccttttttaaaaatccattCTGAAAAACGTATGACTTTTAATTATTCATGATCTAACGTTATTACATAAAAGGTGGTGGCCAAGCTAGCTCTGCAGGTGACGGCCGCCGCATGCAGTTTCCCGTATTCTTATGTTGTTCGTTTTGGTAAATATGCGGCTGCACATGTATCCAAACGCGTAAATATCGCTGTGCTCTGATGGTGCTTCGACACCAGAAATTGACACCAGAAATTACTTCTGGTGCAGTCCATGGAAAGCATTTCTTCCACCTAATCTTCTCCTCCGATGACAACTTTAAAGGAGTACTCCATCCGGTCCGAAACGCCTTGCCATACTCTATTGTTACaggtataaattaattttaccatCAATCATGAAGCACGTACCACGTTATTACCTGTAAGAGAAAAGACAATTGGGAAAATGAGAAAATAACTGTAAAATAATCACTGAATTGTGTATGGTATAATTGAATTTAATGTATGATAATGAAAAATTAGTggcttaataaaaaaaaattacgcatAGGCCTATAACAGAATCTTACTATTGATATCATTATGGACATAATCCTGAGTTGTGGAAATTAGGATATTTTATACGaatatatattaggcctactgatatactgtaaataagacCTCTTTAGTCCTACTTCACACATTTACGTAGATCTATCTGATAagaatttgttaattattttatttttatcggCACTGTTGATTTCTACCTACCATTCAAACGCATGCAGCAAGTCAGATTTTCCTCCACAATGAATCTTCCGAGAAAGATCTTTTATTGATTTTCGATGCGCTtccattcaattttaaaatcgcTTTGAGGCCTGCCGCCTCAATCCATCAAGAGGAATGGCGGGGGATATTTGAACTCCATGGTATATCTGGCTTAGGCCTAACCCTTTTGCGATTAATTCTTTCTAATAGTTCTGTTGTACATTTTCTTCCAGGTAATTTCAACCACGGGCTCGTCGTTTATATTATCAAGTAGACGGTCATTGATGACCGAGTCTACGCATTTATCTCGTATAAAATCGCGTAGAgttatcaaatttaaattgtgttcATTTGTATcaattatgtatgtttgttgCTGCTGTACATATTGTCTACAAGATGTCCACCACCCAACAACAGGTGAATAAAACATGAAACACTAATATGCTTTCGTGATACATTTATAGCACTGTTCGGAAGTACTCATGATTGACTATCAATCCATTTTGTTCCCAAAATCGACCAAAGGGCTTCCATGGCCTTTAAAATGCTGCCTGATGACATACGAAGATATTTTAAGTCATTTTgtgaaatatatatactgtactttcccattaaatttaataaattgaatatcacACGGCCATCCCAATTCCCTAGCAAAACTATTGTTCATgtttaaaagtatttatttaatgtgtCTGTAGTTCTAGTTAAATTCCTTTGCTTTGCATAAAGCAGCATTGAGAAATATTTAGATTAGATTATAAACAACCACTAAAGTATTTATTCCTGTATAAGGTCAGAAATCAAATTTCCCGCAAACTATTGTATAAAATCAGTGACCTATCTAATAGTAAATTGATTGGTTAATACCCAGTCAGTGAGGACCTGATTGACAAGCAGTGCCTGTTTGCTATTGGTCATTGGTAAGAGGAAGTTGAAAATGGACAGCAAGTTATTCTTAACACTTGCAGTCTTAAATAAACACGCTGGCATTTTTATTACACCACAGAGTATTATTCCTGTCAACTTATACCACAATTGACATGTTGAGGGGATAGGTCATCCACTGATTCAGTGGATGCCAAACGTAACGCTAAAGTAGCCTGGTCCGCGTAATGTTTCGGCAGTTATTCAAGAGGACGGAAGTTTTAGGGAACTGTATCACGCGGGAAGCTATACTAGAGCTAATTGGACATTGTAAACTCAGACTAGGCATGCTCAaaccccaaagcacgtctgggagaagagagtatGAGATGTTTTCAGACAAACATGGTCTGTAAAAactgtgtttttgttttggcTCAAAATAGGCGGGGTAGGCTATATTAATATGAAAATGGCccgaaaaatggtcaaaacaTATTCCTTCCTTGGTAAATATTTTTGGATggtgtgtaggcctatagatgAATGATTATTTTCTAACGAGTACGTTTGTCGGCGGCTGGGAAATTAGAAATTGTGTTTACTTGTTGGGGTATGTGGGCGGGTTAGTATGCCCCTACCCggaatatacagtagtatagtttagtttagaattatattttgttctGTAGGCTACAATATGCCAGACTATATTCACTATACACAAAATCAGCTATActgattaattaaataatttataagaagaattaaaactgttacgtcaacgagtcgagcggcgttttttttATGTCCCGTCTGTGTCGCCAACACCCACTAGTAACAAAATAGCACAGTTGATTTCACTGTCAATTGTGACGACTTTAGTAGTAATATGACGCGCTCGGTTTCGCTCATTTTGTCGATTGGCTTGTTCGATTATTTTATTGGAGAAATGGGTCTGTATTATGCCGAATAATAGCACCAACAttcacaatattaaataaagctTTAATTTCAGTCATGTAAAACGAATTTGTTTTGAATATTTTCATACAAGATTTTAGGCATATTAGcattatttatgattatttagaCACAACAGTATAATTACCCCCTATTTAGACATTGTAATAGCCTAAAAATGTAAACGAAAAAACAGAAAGCGAGAGTAGCATCAGATTGCCTTGGTTGCGTCGCATAAAAAGTGTGTGAGAGGACCTGAGCCTGAGTCGATAGAGGATCGTGTGTGTAGGCTACTTAATAACCAGTTTTAGGTAAGTAAAAAGTTCGAGTAAAGGTGTTATGTAATTATTACTAGTTGAATTGATAGATTTTGTCCACACCATGGTCATGGACGTCAAATAAAGCTTGAAATTGTTCAgaataacaatacaaaatgtAAGCTTGGTTTGTTTGTATGAGTAGCCACCGATATTGGATCTTCTATGATCGATACTACGTGTAGCAAAGTTTGTATCAATGTTGTTGGTGTAAAAAGTATGGCGCGCCaaagctgtcatttattcagGAGAGTGCGATTATGTTGTACATTTCTTAATTCTGTAATTCTCTTAATAATAATTCGTAAATGTGCATGCGGTTTATTTTTGCTTTAGGCCATTCAAATTTGCATAGTTGTATGTATCTCTGTTATTATGCGCAACGCTTTACGCAATGTTTAATTGCGCAAGGATGTTCTTCTTTCCAATACCTAATTGCGCAAGGATGTTCTTCTTTCCAATACCTAATTGCGCAAGGATGTTCTTCcttgcatgtttttttttttttaccatatttaatgagggtgatccatccagcaattgctgatcattagggatcAGGACAGTCcatgtgacaggacttgaacccaggacccttggagtggtagccaagcatcataaccaccaagccacaactccactcctccaagccacaactccactcctccaagccacaactccactcctaatgttattgttatgtatTAAATGCACAAAAGTCATGGCTTTTTTGtccaaaataaacattttttctgTTAAATTTTGGTTCAGATAACCGGCTAAGTACCCtttctattatttttatgaacCACGAAAAATATTAACAGATTTGATCTCCTGTGAAATGGTATGTGATCACTGAAAATGCTTAACAGGCTatacccccccccccacaacccTCATTTAAATTGTGGCAGATTAATGAAATGtagtttaattttttaaatactttctGAATGAAAACTGAGTGCATTTTATCTTGCATTTGATATTTTTACTCTTCCTTGTTTTACGCTTTATTTAAAGCTATTGATTGTTATGCGCCTGCATTCTACTGCCATTTGATATTTTTACTCTATCTAGTTTACCCTTTATTTAAAACTTTTGATTGTTATGCGACTTCATTCTACTGGCTGATATTTTTACTCTTCCTGGTTTATgctttatttaaaactattcaATGAGGAAGTAATATTTCTTTCATAAACCAAAATCCTGATCAATATCAATTTATTTCACCATTTACTTCCTAAAATGGATGTGAAATTGCTTTTTCAGTGTGAACTTAACAAATAAAAGttgtcattttttgtatatCTGCAGTTAATATTGATTTTGCCCAAAAATCTAGACCAAATAATTAAATTACCAAAACTTGCAGAGAAGATCCATTGGATAATAAAAATGAGGTCTAGGACTCATTTAAATGGTTACAAACTATTAATAGATCAGTATATAGTAAGTTGTGATGACATATTTCATCACTTTTCACTGGCCAGggttttaaaaagtattttttcagttcataatttatttgacagtattttatttgttaagtAGTTTTC
This region of Antedon mediterranea chromosome 8, ecAntMedi1.1, whole genome shotgun sequence genomic DNA includes:
- the LOC140057472 gene encoding mRNA cap guanine-N(7) methyltransferase-like isoform X1, giving the protein MQQQKSLFCVLLVEECWWCSNKIAVASRFLGCTVGFCKITTMQNKPNKNETNSDVPGLGSTVAKHYNELQESGLKARGQSPIFFMRNFNNWIKSICIGETLTKLRQENNNITVLDLCCGKGGDLLKWKKGQISHLVCVDIADVSVKQAQSRYQEMKEKAQNERYPQNVFRAEFYTADCSKEQICELYDDRDMSFDLCSCQFSFHYSFESLPQARMMLRNACERLKPGGYFIGTTPNSTELVKRLKESDGVSYGNEVYKITFENKDSFPIFGCKYDFYLDGVVNCPEFLVYIPLLQEMAKEFDMELVSHKTFKNIFDEHKSTREGATLLQKMKALQHIPLEKHELYSDNSEFDHIKNYSSMENKSNNIGTLSQSEWEASSLYCAFVFKKHSHPSTIEDSSDQLEPSPSKKMKHSL
- the LOC140057472 gene encoding mRNA cap guanine-N(7) methyltransferase-like isoform X2, whose product is MRNFNNWIKSICIGETLTKLRQENNNITVLDLCCGKGGDLLKWKKGQISHLVCVDIADVSVKQAQSRYQEMKEKAQNERYPQNVFRAEFYTADCSKEQICELYDDRDMSFDLCSCQFSFHYSFESLPQARMMLRNACERLKPGGYFIGTTPNSTELVKRLKESDGVSYGNEVYKITFENKDSFPIFGCKYDFYLDGVVNCPEFLVYIPLLQEMAKEFDMELVSHKTFKNIFDEHKSTREGATLLQKMKALQHIPLEKHELYSDNSEFDHIKNYSSMENKSNNIGTLSQSEWEASSLYCAFVFKKHSHPSTIEDSSDQLEPSPSKKMKHSL